In one window of Dehalococcoidia bacterium DNA:
- a CDS encoding pyridoxamine 5'-phosphate oxidase family protein codes for MDAIRWGDFGALNPELAAHILERLASAPCYFGTVRRDGWPRVHPVGPLAPRGSCLIVTMYPTSPKAHDLRRNGRFALHGPVEDTTGGGGEVLLVGRAVEAEPADADRAKGYILFELLIGEVLATSHDHNSLRPVHRRWKAADS; via the coding sequence GTGGACGCGATTCGATGGGGCGACTTCGGCGCACTGAATCCCGAACTCGCCGCGCATATCCTTGAACGACTCGCGAGCGCCCCCTGCTATTTCGGCACCGTGCGCCGGGATGGTTGGCCGCGAGTGCATCCGGTCGGGCCATTGGCACCGCGCGGCAGCTGCCTCATCGTCACTATGTATCCGACGTCTCCAAAGGCCCACGATCTCCGCCGCAACGGTCGATTCGCACTGCACGGCCCGGTCGAGGACACGACCGGGGGCGGCGGCGAGGTGCTTCTCGTCGGCAGGGCAGTTGAGGCTGAGCCCGCGGATGCCGATCGCGCGAAGGGGTACATCCTCTTCGAGTTATTGATCGGTGAGGTGCTCGCTACATCCCACGACCACAACTCCCTAAGGCCCGTCCACCGGAGGTGGAAGGCGGCGGACAGTTGA
- a CDS encoding VOC family protein, translating into MIRTRGLRHIQFLVRDAERSFAFYQRLFGIEEQFRDGSAVFASVPGGGDMITFAGSSDWRPGAHAGLRHFGFAIDPGTDVAAARAEIEAAGGTAIRSGEHEDAKPYIYFTDLDGYEVELYTP; encoded by the coding sequence ATGATTCGCACCAGGGGCCTTCGCCACATCCAGTTTCTCGTCCGCGACGCTGAGCGGTCGTTTGCGTTTTATCAGCGCCTGTTCGGCATCGAGGAGCAGTTTCGCGACGGGTCCGCGGTCTTCGCGAGCGTGCCCGGCGGTGGCGACATGATCACGTTCGCCGGATCGTCGGATTGGCGCCCCGGCGCGCACGCGGGTCTGCGTCACTTCGGGTTCGCCATTGATCCCGGCACCGATGTCGCGGCCGCGCGCGCCGAGATCGAGGCCGCCGGCGGCACCGCCATTCGCAGCGGCGAACACGAGGACGCCAAGCCGTACATCTACTTCACCGACCTCGACGGATACGAAGTCGAGCTGTACACGCCCTGA
- a CDS encoding FmdB family zinc ribbon protein — protein MPIYEYKCKDCRRLTSQFVRNTSTEVAPACQHCGGGTARALSRFAYHKSESRVLDDYGSMPRGVEDYKDPRQIGRWVEKKFDDYGMDLPGEAREMIDAARDGDLPHPVKDL, from the coding sequence ATGCCGATCTACGAGTACAAGTGCAAGGACTGCCGGCGCCTCACCAGCCAGTTCGTCCGCAACACCTCCACCGAGGTCGCGCCGGCGTGCCAGCACTGCGGCGGCGGGACGGCGCGCGCCCTGTCACGCTTCGCGTACCACAAGAGCGAATCGCGCGTGCTCGATGACTACGGCAGCATGCCCCGCGGCGTCGAAGACTACAAGGATCCGCGCCAGATCGGCCGCTGGGTCGAGAAGAAGTTCGATGACTACGGCATGGACCTGCCCGGCGAGGCGCGCGAGATGATCGATGCGGCCCGCGACGGTGATCTGCCCCACCCTGTCAAAGACCTCTAG
- a CDS encoding ribonuclease HII — MGLFQAAPSLNAELAAWRRGFRHVAGLDEAGRGPLAGPVVAGAAILEPGFARTWWADLRDSKLIDAEERQRLAQAIREECGYGVGAASHEEIDTIGLIAATKLAMRRALDALPCRPDLVLIDAVSLPEYRHRSIIHGDALCASIAAGSILAKTHRDALMERYHPVYPEYRFNENRGYATPEHKRALDEHGPCPIHRRLFAPVRAALEARGIAIDLPFKALEPSPT; from the coding sequence ATGGGCCTCTTTCAAGCAGCGCCCAGCCTCAACGCCGAACTCGCCGCCTGGCGGCGGGGCTTTCGGCACGTCGCCGGACTCGATGAAGCGGGCCGCGGGCCGCTCGCCGGCCCCGTCGTCGCCGGTGCGGCAATCCTCGAGCCGGGGTTCGCGCGGACCTGGTGGGCGGACCTGCGCGACAGCAAACTCATCGACGCCGAAGAGCGCCAGCGCCTCGCCCAGGCGATCCGCGAAGAGTGCGGTTACGGCGTCGGCGCAGCCTCACATGAGGAGATCGATACGATCGGATTGATCGCCGCCACGAAGCTCGCGATGCGGCGCGCGCTCGATGCGCTGCCATGCCGCCCCGACCTGGTGCTGATCGATGCGGTCTCGCTGCCCGAATACCGGCACCGCTCGATCATCCACGGTGATGCGTTGTGCGCGTCGATCGCGGCGGGATCGATCCTGGCGAAGACACACCGCGACGCGCTGATGGAGCGCTATCACCCGGTATACCCGGAGTACCGCTTCAACGAGAACCGCGGCTACGCGACGCCGGAGCACAAGCGCGCGCTCGACGAGCACGGGCCGTGTCCGATCCACCGCAGGCTGTTCGCGCCCGTGCGCGCTGCTCTCGAGGCGCGCGGTATTGCGATCGACTTGCCGTTCAAGGCGCTTGAGCCGTCGCCGACATGA
- the thrS gene encoding threonine--tRNA ligase, with the protein MVLQTLSKEDRLYRMRHSAAHIMAEAVLEMFPDAQFAIGPPIEHGFYYDFLLARPLTPDDLPEIEQRMRARMTSNVPFEHSEMSREDALALFATQPFKVELIQGIEDANVSLYKQGAFVDLCEGPHVERTGDVPPFKLTSVAGAYWRGDEKRPMLQRIYGALFETQEELDDYLHRLEEAQRRDHRKLGRELELYTSSELIGSGLPSLLPKGATVRRLLEEYITGQEREAGYQHVYTPVLAKVDLYKRSGHWDHYRDSMYPPMALEHEELVLRPMNCPHHILIYENALHSYRELPIRIAEMGTMYRYEKSGVVGGLSRVRAINLNDAHIFCTREQIGQEFAGVMRLVERAYATLGITDYAYRLSLRDPADTEKFVQNDEMWDLGEKILRETLQELQLPFYEAPGEAAFYGPKLDIQIRDVLGREESMSTIQLDFHLPNQFDLTYIGEDGAQHQPVILHRGVIGATERMMAYLIELYAGAFPTWLAPVQVALIPIADRHADYAHNVGTRLKRAGFRIDIDDRSERMNAKIRRAQLQKIPYMLVVGDREQEGEAVAVRTRAGEDLGSMPVFQFIDRLRDEVITQLDPEVAGPDVGGESER; encoded by the coding sequence ATGGTTCTGCAGACCCTTTCGAAAGAGGATCGGCTCTACCGCATGAGGCACTCCGCCGCCCACATCATGGCCGAGGCAGTCCTCGAGATGTTTCCCGATGCGCAGTTCGCCATCGGCCCGCCGATCGAGCACGGGTTTTACTACGACTTCCTTCTCGCGCGACCGCTGACGCCGGACGACCTGCCTGAGATCGAGCAACGTATGCGCGCCCGCATGACGTCGAACGTGCCGTTCGAGCACAGCGAGATGAGCCGCGAGGACGCGTTGGCGCTCTTCGCGACGCAGCCGTTCAAAGTCGAACTGATCCAGGGCATCGAAGACGCGAACGTCTCGCTCTACAAGCAGGGCGCATTCGTTGACCTGTGCGAGGGGCCGCACGTCGAGCGCACGGGCGATGTCCCGCCCTTCAAGCTCACGAGCGTCGCGGGCGCCTACTGGCGGGGAGACGAGAAGCGCCCGATGCTCCAGCGCATCTACGGCGCGCTGTTCGAGACACAGGAAGAACTCGACGATTACCTGCACCGGCTCGAAGAAGCGCAGCGGCGCGACCACCGCAAGCTCGGGCGCGAGTTGGAGCTGTATACGTCCAGCGAACTGATCGGCTCGGGGCTTCCGTCGCTACTGCCGAAGGGCGCGACCGTACGACGCCTGCTCGAGGAGTACATCACCGGACAGGAGCGGGAGGCGGGCTACCAGCACGTCTACACGCCGGTGCTCGCCAAGGTCGACCTCTACAAGCGATCGGGCCACTGGGACCACTATCGAGACAGCATGTACCCGCCAATGGCGCTGGAACACGAAGAGCTCGTGCTCCGGCCGATGAACTGCCCTCACCACATCCTGATCTACGAGAACGCGCTGCACAGTTATCGAGAATTGCCGATCCGCATCGCCGAGATGGGCACGATGTACCGGTACGAGAAGTCGGGCGTGGTCGGCGGGCTGTCGCGCGTTCGCGCGATCAACCTCAACGACGCCCACATCTTCTGCACGCGTGAGCAGATCGGGCAGGAGTTTGCCGGCGTCATGCGCCTGGTCGAGCGCGCGTACGCGACGCTTGGCATCACGGACTACGCATATCGCTTGTCACTGCGCGATCCCGCCGACACGGAGAAATTCGTGCAGAACGACGAGATGTGGGACCTTGGCGAGAAGATCCTTCGCGAGACGCTGCAAGAGCTTCAATTGCCGTTCTACGAGGCGCCGGGAGAAGCGGCCTTCTATGGCCCGAAGCTCGACATCCAGATCCGTGACGTCCTGGGGCGCGAAGAATCGATGTCGACGATCCAGCTCGACTTTCACCTGCCGAACCAGTTCGACCTGACCTACATCGGGGAGGACGGTGCTCAGCACCAGCCCGTCATCCTGCATCGCGGCGTGATCGGGGCGACCGAGCGCATGATGGCGTATCTCATTGAGCTGTACGCCGGCGCCTTCCCGACGTGGCTCGCGCCGGTGCAGGTTGCACTGATCCCAATCGCCGACCGCCATGCCGACTACGCGCACAACGTCGGCACGCGGCTCAAGCGCGCCGGCTTCCGCATCGACATCGACGACCGCAGCGAGCGCATGAACGCGAAGATCCGGCGTGCGCAGTTACAGAAAATTCCGTACATGCTCGTCGTCGGTGATCGGGAGCAGGAAGGCGAAGCCGTCGCCGTGCGCACGCGCGCCGGTGAGGACCTGGGATCGATGCCCGTGTTCCAGTTCATCGACCGGCTGCGCGATGAGGTGATCACGCAACTGGACCCGGAGGTCGCGGGGCCAGACGTGGGCGGCGAGTCCGAACGCTAG
- a CDS encoding tautomerase family protein: MPKAPPPGGEFGVEAGRCLKEAHRRDASTGRSACKASSAPAGGGYHGSENAKLTREDVMPIVRVELFSGRTHAQKQELARAITEAVANVAHTTPEATIVIFQDVERENWAQAGKLASDDD, translated from the coding sequence GTGCCGAAAGCCCCGCCGCCAGGCGGCGAGTTCGGCGTTGAGGCTGGGCGCTGCTTGAAAGAGGCCCATCGGCGCGATGCTAGCACCGGGCGGAGTGCGTGTAAAGCATCGTCCGCACCAGCGGGCGGGGGCTACCATGGCAGCGAAAACGCCAAGCTGACAAGGGAGGACGTAATGCCCATCGTGCGTGTCGAGTTGTTCTCAGGGAGGACCCACGCGCAGAAGCAAGAGTTGGCGCGCGCCATCACGGAGGCTGTGGCGAACGTCGCCCATACTACGCCGGAAGCGACGATCGTCATTTTTCAGGATGTCGAACGCGAGAATTGGGCCCAGGCAGGCAAGCTGGCATCCGACGACGACTAG
- a CDS encoding haloacid dehalogenase, which translates to MPDISTPLDAIMERVRENFVGKNTAREAALPLCREAIRLSANAIRAVHRDDFETAGQLVSKAGAQLQTARQSLDGHPDIYFAGFVHDAQKEYAEASITLALIAGSDFPTPETLQVEQAAFLNGMGEAVGELRRHLLDTLRTGDVEKCEDWLRAMDDMYSVLVTVDYPDAMTGGLRRTTDSVRGILEKTRGDLTLSVQQRRLERRLDEFGSKL; encoded by the coding sequence ATGCCCGACATCTCCACGCCGCTTGACGCGATCATGGAGCGCGTCCGGGAGAACTTCGTCGGCAAAAACACCGCGCGCGAGGCGGCGCTTCCCCTGTGCCGCGAGGCGATCAGGCTCTCCGCGAACGCCATCCGTGCGGTCCACCGCGACGACTTCGAAACCGCCGGCCAACTCGTGTCGAAGGCCGGCGCGCAACTGCAGACTGCGCGCCAGTCGCTCGATGGCCACCCGGACATCTACTTCGCCGGTTTCGTGCACGACGCGCAGAAGGAGTACGCCGAAGCATCGATCACCCTTGCGTTGATTGCCGGCAGCGACTTCCCGACGCCGGAGACGCTCCAGGTGGAGCAGGCGGCGTTCCTCAATGGCATGGGCGAGGCCGTCGGCGAGCTGCGGCGGCACCTGCTCGATACGTTGCGCACCGGCGATGTCGAAAAGTGCGAAGACTGGCTCCGCGCGATGGACGACATGTACTCCGTGCTCGTGACCGTCGACTACCCCGACGCCATGACCGGCGGCCTCCGTCGCACGACGGACAGCGTGCGTGGCATCCTCGAGAAGACGCGGGGAGACCTGACGCTTTCGGTGCAACAGCGGCGGCTCGAGCGGCGCCTCGACGAATTTGGATCGAAGCTCTAG
- a CDS encoding YraN family protein, which yields MTSPRKSLGDFGERVAAAHLEAKGYRIIERNFRVFEAEIDLVARDVDALVFVEVRTRKGGDQGMAALSVGPRKTAQLLRAVDWYVERNPDCAELPLRIDVVTVELTRDGALRSVTHYEDAVRPR from the coding sequence TTGACTTCGCCCCGAAAGTCGCTGGGCGATTTCGGCGAACGCGTCGCCGCCGCCCACCTGGAGGCCAAGGGCTATCGCATCATCGAACGCAACTTTCGCGTGTTTGAGGCTGAGATCGACCTCGTCGCCCGCGACGTCGATGCGTTGGTATTCGTCGAGGTGCGCACGCGGAAGGGAGGCGACCAGGGCATGGCGGCGCTCTCCGTCGGCCCGCGGAAGACCGCGCAACTCTTGCGCGCCGTGGACTGGTACGTCGAGCGCAACCCGGACTGCGCCGAACTGCCGCTGCGGATCGACGTCGTGACCGTGGAACTGACGCGCGACGGAGCCTTGCGTTCCGTCACCCACTACGAAGACGCCGTCCGGCCCCGTTGA
- a CDS encoding zinc ribbon domain-containing protein, translated as MVCYRYGMPIYEYRCLACKKRTSVFVRSVSSDVHAACEHCGGKKLTRLISRVAVHRGGGDFDDGAGMAGIDENDPRAVARWARSMRDEMGEDMGPEFDEMVGRMEAGELPDDITGEGGFADDEDDF; from the coding sequence ATGGTCTGCTATCGCTATGGCATGCCGATCTACGAGTACCGTTGCCTCGCGTGCAAGAAGCGCACCTCCGTCTTCGTCCGCAGCGTCTCCAGCGACGTCCATGCGGCCTGTGAGCATTGCGGCGGCAAGAAGCTCACCCGCCTGATCTCGCGCGTCGCCGTGCACCGCGGCGGCGGCGACTTCGACGACGGGGCGGGCATGGCCGGCATCGACGAGAACGATCCGCGCGCGGTCGCCCGTTGGGCGCGCAGCATGCGCGACGAGATGGGCGAAGACATGGGCCCCGAGTTCGACGAGATGGTCGGTCGCATGGAGGCGGGCGAGCTGCCCGACGACATCACCGGTGAAGGTGGCTTCGCCGATGACGAAGATGATTTCTAG